A region of the Dysidea avara chromosome 9, odDysAvar1.4, whole genome shotgun sequence genome:
TAAATTAAGTAGTGCATTTTTATATGGTTGATACCAAAAGTGAACCAAAGCAATGATAATACAAGCTGTTTGTAGGTAAAACAACATGTTGTAATAGTTACTGTTACCAACATATACTATTAAAATGATCACTTGCCGACATATCAGATAATATGCAGCAAACCAGTGATATTTGTCTTTGAAGCAACCTTGAAACTGATCCAGCAATGGTTTGATTCTGGTCAACGTGATCTTCTTTCTTATCAAAGGCTCAAACAATAATAACAAAGGCAGACCAATCAACAGTGCTTCACACGACAATGCTATAAGAGAATAAGCTAAATGTCGCTTCTCAAAATATCTCAGTTCTGGAGACAAAAATGTACGAACTTCATCAACATTGTTATCTTCAAATGTCAAAGGCCTTAGTAACCGGAGTGATGTGGATGCCAATGATGTATAGGATAACAATATTAGAACACATATCACACTAATAATGCACCGACTAATGTACCGAGCAATCCTTAAAGAATACCTTGCAGCTATAATCATGATCAATGTTATAAGAGAAACAGCAACTGCATGAATATATTGAATAAACTGTTGATCAATTCCACTTAATCCTTCTACAAAACACAACTGTCCAAACACTTGTGGAGTGAGTTTTGCAAAGCTTGATATAATAGATATTACctcaaaattttcatcagaGATATACAAGTTGCTACCTAACAAGATATCCACTATGCTGTAGTAATAGATTATCCCATACACATATCCCGATAGTACTCGATTGTTGAAGTACATTACTCCAAATACAACTGTTACTACAACAACCCAGTATATGATTGTTAACAATACCACTAATACTGTTATTCCAGCGGAACACTTGTCATTGTTGATACAAACAGGAGAGTCATAAGCCAGGGTGTATCCCGAAGTACACTGACTACAAGCTACTCCTGTCCTGTGTAAACTGCACTGATCATCTAATTTATGTGGTAGTTCAAAATATCCTCGACTGGTTTCTTCCCGTTTAGCAAAGCTACAGTAATTGTTGGGACAAAGTGCAGAAGTGAAATGAAGAGATACATTACCTACCCAGTAACCGATATTAATTTCTGAATAGTCTCTATTGCACCGGACAATATCACGGTGTGGATAACACACACACTGTGGTGGTACACTAGAAGTGTTAAAGTAATGACCTCTTTGGCAAGATGACAACTTCACTACCAGAGTTGCACCGAACTGTTTGTAAAATGTGTCAAGAACTGACGTAAACATAATACTGATATTGGTACTGCCATCAACATCTCTTGATGATCTGGGAAACACTTGGAACTCTTGAAGTGAATTGCTAGACACACTGATCTGATCTTTTGACAACACATAGTCACCATCACAAGTGTCACATTTCATATGAAATATAGCTGGTTCTGAACTGTGGTTGAAATAGTCAAACACTGAAGCAGAAAAAGATACGAATTCACCAAGCATTTTTGGTGACTGTATGGTATAATAATTGTTATCTGTGTAGTTCCTGTTGATAATGACTGTCAATGAATGGAACTTGATAGATAGTGGAGTAGTGGCAATAGGGTAACTATTACTTGATGGTTGAGAATAGTTGAACATGCTTGGGATGTGTAAAAGTGATGAAGTGCTATTGTCGGTGATCACATTGCAAGTCCTAAGTATGTTAAAATAAATAGAGTTGCCTGCTAAATTAGCTGAGTTATTGACAAAGAAAATGTAGGAGTCATTTGGTAACATATTAAAAGTGATTCCATTGTTAATGCAATTTGGAGGAATATCAATGTACATAGCTCCACCTCGTAATCGAGCTGAATTGTTAGTAAAATAGACATAAGATTTATTCTTTAGTATAATATCAATATTAGCATTGATGTAAATTGCTGCACCGCTGTCAGCTGTATTGTTTACAAACCACACAGTTTCTGATAACTCaaaatgtaccaatgccaaaCACCATATTGCTACACCGATGTTGTTGGTGAAATTTGAGAAGGATACTTTAAATCCACCCCTGTAAGTGTCAATATCAGAATGAAAAAGAACTATGTAATCTCCTCCAAAATTATCATCAAAATTAGTATTAGCTATCTCCACATAATGAAGTATCTTTACATCGTCATCAGTGTTCAGAATTCGCAATGTAACAATAGACAGAAAAGCTTTGTTTTCTGTAAACATGCAACCATCAAACTTAATTTCACTCAATGACTGGTTGCTGTTACCACAGCCACGATCCAATTTTACAACGAGTACTCCTCCATGTTGTTTGGTATAGCTGTTTAATTCAAATTGCACTTCTTCAAAGGTGACCTTAGTGCTGGCATCTTTAGTTTCGATATACACAGTACCATCAGTGTTATTTCTATTACCAAGTGTTGTAGTATTATAAATTAGCACATTAGAAAGTGTAATGTTTTGCAATAAACAATTCGATGCCTGCCTGGGTGGCCCTACAAATATCCCTAATGCTCCATCAAGATTGTTTAAAAAAGTACAATTGAATATAGTTATTTTCGATTTAGGAACGAATGAAAAAATCTTAAATGCTCCTCCTACAGGACTATCTTGGCTCACTCTTCCTACAGTGTTTAGCAAAAATGTTGAATTGAAGATTTCAACAGTTGCTCCAAATTCCTTTGATGATGTGAGAAAATGTACTGGATTGCCATTATTAACAAAGTTTGAGGACGATATACTTAAGTAATGATGGTAATTTTGACATCCATCTATTTTCACATAAATGCCTCGCTCAGTATTATTATACACATGTAAGTTGGACATACGGATTTCAGCAGAACAAGCACGGTCACTCACGGAAAGCCCTCGAGCATTGTTCACAAATGCTGTATTATGAATTACCAAGTGAAGATTTGGAGGGTACGGTAGGGAAGGATAAATATCAATAACAACACTATATAAAACCTCTGTGTGTGGTAAATGTGACTCTCGATATCCATTGTTGTAAAAGTTGTTTCCATCTAATGTAATAATAGAAATATGGTTTCCAAATAATATACGCAGTCCACTGCATTGAGAATTTAGATCTCCTTGGTTATCATTAGAAACAAAATTATTGTTTATTATTGCAATGTTTTCATTTGCTAAGTCCAAGGTAACTGCGCATGCTCTTGAGTTTTGGAATGTACAGTTTTTAATTGTTACGTCTTGAACAATATAAAAATCCAAGCCTCCACTTGATTCTGAATATAGCCCACACTGATCAAATATGATGCCTTCAATAATGATGTTGTtacaaaatacaaaatgaaTTGCCCCTGTGTTGTTACATCGGATAGTATTATCCTTGCCAGTAATTGTAATGTTGTTTATTGCTTCCACTTGAGCACTGCTCCCTAATGATACTGATGCTGACGTAATGTTGATAATCACATTGCTTGATTGATTATATAATGCATGGGAAAGAGAGCTACAAGGACAAGCACCATTTCCACAACACTCATCATTGTCAACACCAGCGTTGCTAACAGTTATAACTCTGCCATGTGCTGTGTATGCTACCACAATTAACCACACTATAGCCAAATGAATCATCATCTCCTAAGTAAAAGAAATCAGTAATGACTTTTTATAAACTGTATTATATGCGCCTGCAATGCAGTGCCAACCATTAAGGTTGAGTTGCATGTATTAAGGAGTATCATACTCAGATGACCTTGTATATAGTGATGATGCAAACACCATTATTGTGGTGACTATGCTCAGGTCTTGGGCTTCTAGTGCCATAAggaacacaaaattaataagaGTCATTGCATGTACCAAATATAATTCATTTGGGTCTGAGTTGATAATCTCAAACAGAGAAgactataaaataaaattactatgtatataattacagAAAGACCGGTCACTGGATTAGGTCTATTGGTACTACTAGACTTATAGTAATTGGGCGATGGGCACAGGGAATATAGGGATGAAATTAGGACACAGAGGGTAAATGCAGAGCACCCTTGTACTGTAGGGAAACAATGGGACAGCAAGGGAAGCTCAAGTGGTACTCTGAGATTTttagaaactggtcaagcaagatcAGGACACCGTTAATAGTcatctaatacaacagccaagtacaaggaaaagttaggttgattagggatcatagaaataatacGTAATGAAAAAAGggaagttgcctacacctgcacaTTATaccagtagacatttaatcTTTACTTCAGTGAGTTTTACGGATTAAATGTATATACTTTTCattctataatccctaattgaCTGTGTACTTCGTATActtatttttttttgtaacagaGTTATGACTGcatggtgaacccacacatgctgcatcaaaaaaaaagaaaagaatatCTGCCAGatattacaaaaaaataattttgtatgtatatgaaccaacgttgaaacctggtcactactgctgatccggatgacccactgacccggatgtgaccgggatgtgacccggatgtgaccggaatgtgacccggattaattaaagccgagacgtgtttcgtctagtctcgggtgagcaaatgagtctacattttgagcgttcgattcgtgttgagtaaatattgcaacttcagcctagctgtaggttgaagaccaaaaaaaaaaaaaaaggtcttcacctactgacaatagctacccctcaccatagataccctcagtttcgtgctacatactgcacttactaacaaataggcgtggctgagcatatgttggtaatgcgataagtgggcgtggctcacgaaagagctacgcgatagcgtttataagttccacgtcgtcaaacgaacaatttcgtttctcacgtgatccaatccgggtcagacccggataaattgtaaaccgggtcagaccaggatgacccggagaaaatgtgacccggatgacccgacccggtttcaacgctgattgaACACACACTGCAAACATCAGTAGGCAGCAGGTGGAAATTTGTAGGGGATTCGTCACCCCAAGTTATCCTCAaggtaggggcatttgcaactCAAATAGCCATACTGCTATTATGTGATTCCTGGGATAAACAATACGAAGTAGTAGGGATTTGTAACTTGAAGTTGTCTCCAGGGGTGGGGTCAGGGAGTTTGTGATTTACCTTTTGTAAATCCCCGCCTCTGCCCGACCTTGGGTAGGTTGGATGTGGCATTGATAGGTGCACTATATAAATGTTCCATTTGTGCTAATATGTTGGTCATCGCACTAGTGTTTCCCTAATGCCATGTACATGGCTCTTTCTGTGAGCTAATTTTTGATGAGAAGTACGGATGAAAGTTAAATGCGTGGAATAAGTTAATTAACTTGAGCAGCACTGCAGGGTATATTAATCGGAAGCACCTAAACGTGGACTGCTATATATTACAAGTATGAATTTTTGGTAAAACCTTAACAAGTTGACAATAATTAAGATCTCATTGGAAATCTTGAAGTCTTACAGATATCAGTAAAATATCATAGCTTGTTATGCAAAGTTTGTCGATCCCTCGTCTGGAGTATCACTAAAATTTAATGTAATACACTAGTACGCTACTATGGTTGAAAAGAATTTATCATTATCACTTTTGTATATTGAGGGTTTATCCAAGAAATGAGGAAGGCCAAGACGAGGAGCAAATATCACTATAACTTTTGAATAAAGTATTTAAGGAACAATTCACCAAGGCAGTTATGTACCTCTAGAAGCTGAGTGTGAAACACAGTAATTAACCCTCGGGGCACCAAGGTTATGGTAATTGACTTGTGCAAATTCCCTGCTGCGTAGGTTAAACAAGGTGCCATTATAGGGATATGCTTCTCTTGGCGAGTTAAACAAACAACGCATGTTGCCTAAATGGTAGTATGTATGCATCATCACTGTGATAATTCAGTGAAGACAGGCTATCTACTATACGATGAATGTTCTAGATTACAAGTCAATCATCCTatatagtgagttcagctacacagtaaGTAATTTTGTagagagagtttagctatatacactgtacaaaaACTACACTGTACAAAACAATCATCCTGTATAGTAAGTTCAGCTACGCAAGTCagcgtgtagagaattcagctatgttacaagtcaccctgtacagggttCTGCTACATttaacaagtcaccatgtagacagttcagcaataTTACAAATTAGCTATGCTGTagaacagagagttcagctacataacacatcaccttattcagctatgtttaacttGCaaggcaccatgtagagattgtAGACAGTTTAGCAATGTTACAAATCACATCGTAGAGCATTCAGCTCAAATGAGTCGATCAatctttagagagttcagctatataacaAGTTATCTCTCagtgagttcaactacgtaACAAGTCTCactgcagagttcagctacacagtcactctgtagatagtttagctatgtaacaagtcacaccctgtagagagagttcagctacataaataTTGccttgtatagagagttcaattatGTTACAAGTTATATTACTATGTAGAGTACTTGGTTACacaacacctgtagagagttcagttatataatgcacctatcaaagttttgcaCCATGCACCAACTCCCATGTTGGCAAAAGAGGGACATAACAACAAATATTATGCCCCAGGTGTGGAGATTTAGGCAAATTGGGTCGAATCCCCTTCTATTCTCCCTCGCAGGAGTAGGTGGGGAAAAACTTTTATAGATGCataataagtcaccctgtagagagttcagctacaaacaagtcaccccgttagaatgttcagctacatatcaaatcaccctgtggagaattcagcttcaaacaaaactgtagagagttcagttatgatACAAGTTAGACCAAAAGCCAGCCATATGATAGTTCTGAGACCTGATTGCAAAATGAAGTGATGTTTATTCAAAAAAATAGCCAAGTTGTGGAAAAGGGTGTGGCTTTCCAAAAAGTTAGGGTGCATGtagaaagttgtgaaacaattGTAGTTAATGACAATCAAATTAAATGACATGAAAATGTTAGCTATCATTGTTAAATTGAtcaacattaacatcattgcagccatttcttgactgacacctttgatttcacaactttttcatccTGACCTTTAGGGAAGCCACCTCCTTTAGGCCAC
Encoded here:
- the LOC136267301 gene encoding uncharacterized protein — translated: MLPNDSYIFFVNNSANLAGNSIYFNILRTCNVITDNSTSSLLHIPSMFNYSQPSSNSYPIATTPLSIKFHSLTVIINRNYTDNNYYTIQSPKMLGEFVSFSASVFDYFNHSSEPAIFHMKCDTCDGDYVLSKDQISVSSNSLQEFQVFPRSSRDVDGSTNISIMFTSVLDTFYKQFGATLVVKLSSCQRGHYFNTSSVPPQCVCYPHRDIVRCNRDYSEINIGYWVGNVSLHFTSALCPNNYCSFAKREETSRGYFELPHKLDDQCSLHRTGVACSQCTSGYTLAYDSPVCINNDKCSAGITVLVVLLTIIYWVVVVTVVFGVMYFNNRVLSGYVYGIIYYYSIVDILLGSNLYISDENFEVISIISSFAKLTPQVFGQLCFVEGLSGIDQQFIQYIHAVAVSLITLIMIIAARYSLRIARYISRCIISVICVLILLSYTSLASTSLRLLRPLTFEDNNVDEVRTFLSPELRYFEKRHLAYSLIALSCEALLIGLPLLLLFEPLIRKKITLTRIKPLLDQFQGCFKDKYHWFAAYYLICRQVIILIVYVGNSNYYNMLFYLQTACIIIALVHFWYQPYKNALLNLLDGIFLLTLVLVVSLNIFSVSLSSSVEGLAMALVLLPLFIYLFVAVCKLIGRCITKGKLVQRYERKEADRLNLRNVNENKTDGAMYSVLQESLLDYSDN